The following coding sequences lie in one Clarias gariepinus isolate MV-2021 ecotype Netherlands chromosome 27, CGAR_prim_01v2, whole genome shotgun sequence genomic window:
- the churc1 gene encoding protein Churchill, with translation MCTGCVQKEYPDRGNTCLDNGSYLMNFQGCANCQQRDFVLISDKTLVDEDEEEIVTYLHKCKNCDHVIARHEYTFTVVDDYQEYTMLCMLCGKAEDSISVMPDDPRQSAPLF, from the exons atgtgtacagGTTGCGTGCAGAAAGAATATCCTGACAGG GGGAACACCTGCCTGGATAACGGCTCGTATCTGATGAACTTCCAGGGATGTGCCAACTGCCAGCAGCGAGACTTTGTGCTCATCAGCGACAAGACGCTGGTGgatgaagatgaggaggagATAGTCACTTACCTAc ATAAGTGCAAGAATTGTGACCACGTCATCGCCAGACATGAGTACACCTTCACCGTAGTGGACGACTATCAG GAGTACACAATGCTGTGTATGCTCTGCGGGAAGGCGGAAGATTCCATCAGTGTGATGCCGGATGATCCCAGACAGTCCGCCCCGCTCTTCTAA
- the znf106b gene encoding zinc finger protein 106, whose product MHSRPHHEAIERLKGREQVHKCWACNVSVLGLEQFRVHIEAQEHKSELLALTQRTQSGFVVDYDDVELNALSAQRDHQRFMFKQQKKKEKQKRFREKMAAMNPNAFNQKSQMNHKGWRTPPAGFAPPGSHAATWKCPLNNENVQRTMIEEPDFTSDGDGRARYENWNGYSWQPSVKSEMWSMAEDVDYTRDQDTFCSWENADQSGETSRKRDNVGSDQRRSRDVQISEPSSAKKQCSRDVRSLIPSDCGEKVESERANERTFDAGASGHVDQLSAMLTDIRRSLDAKHLPVRLSEDPCELRSVTHDGLKPNEPVQETPLSDAPLFLKKHPVRVFRKNQKSQTESFLSKRNSSPSNQVNSLPVSGAEPQENPDLSQTKNVLPALLSRSVSKMEANKPNLKVARGIRTSQKPSQAGESRVLKPALQKLISSKSSEWRVNWKEIYQEATHRKLQKEKGMPRFGIELVSPLPPDPQDLAPEDLPQFELDEGFQWASVGCDAETLLRSGDRSNEDACRFPPAETCPNETRDPASSTAGHTLWPVEQIKREDEGIRVTSGMYELVTGRPESGDLNTDNTPEIRALGRRGDLTPVVCVKTEKPDDYCTNPTQEKTDQDGIQCISVTQNKQDISNTDTRSKNPPKSQVNELLVMSLREDELCSSLEDVESRLLQAQATLQTAFLEVQRLQVVKQQVTAEMSSLRSKRIDILQRIKSSRPDQTPEVESPGSSAQTLQRAAGSARQHQDAALERSSFLTDIRSNQRRADLNTDMVPGSGSRKTQIDLTKS is encoded by the exons ATGCATAGCCGGCCACACCATGAGGCGATCGAGAGACTTAAAGGCCG GGAGCAGGTGCACAAGTGCTGGGCGTGTAATGTGTCCGTGCTGGGCTTGGAGCAGTTCAGGGTACACATCGAAGCCCAAGAGCACAAGAGCGAGCTGTTGGCCCTGACGCAGCGCACGCAGAGCGGCTTCGTGGTGGATTACGATGACGTTGAGCTGAACGCTCTGTCCGCTCAGAGAGATCATCAGCGCTTCATGTTCAA acagcagaagaaaaaagagaagcaGAAAAGGTTTAGAGAAAAAATGGCAGCGATGAATCCAAATGCATTTAATCAGAAATCACAGATGAACCATAAAGGCTGGAGGACACCGCCAGCGGGTTTCGCCCCACCCGGATCGCACGCCGCTACGTGGAAATGCCCACTTAATAATGAAAACGTACAAAGAACAATGATCGAAGAACCCGATTTTACGTCTGATGGAGACGGACGAGCTCGATACGAAAACTGGAACGGTTACTCATGGCAGCCGTCCGTGAAGTCCGAGATGTGGTCCATGGCAGAAGATGTGGACTACACGCGTGATCAGGACACCTTTTGTTCCTGGGAAAACGCAGACCAATCCGGGGAGACATCCAGAAAGCGGGATAACGTCGGATCGGATCAGAGGAGATCACGAGATGTGCAGATATCCGAGCCTTCATCAGCAAAGAAGCAATGTTCAAGAGACGTTCGATCCTTGATTCCATCGGACTGTGGCGAAAAAGTCGAGAGCGAGCGCGCGAACGAGCGTACGTTTGATGCTGGTGCATCTGGTCATGTGGATCAGCTGTCCGCGATGCTAACGGATATCCGTAGGTCTCTGGACGCGAAGCATCTGCCTGTCAGATTGTCAGAAGATCCATGCGAGCTCAGATCCGTGACTCATGATGGTTTAAAGCCGAACGAACCTGTCCAAGAAACGCCACTTTCAGACGCTCCGCTTTTCCTTAAAAAGCATCCGGTCAGGGTGTTCAGAAAAAATCAAAAAAGTCAAACCGAATCCTTCCTGTCGAAAAGAAACTCATCTCCGTCCAACCAGGTGAACAGCCTTCCAGTATCCGGTGCTGAGCCGCAGGAGAACCCGGATCTCAGCCAGACCAAGAACGTCCTCCCGGCCCTGTTGAGTCGCTCGGTCAGCAAAATGGAAGCCAACAAACCCAACCTGAAGGTGGCCCGAGGAATCCGGACGTCCCAGAAGCCGAGCCAGGCCGGTGAGTCACGGGTGCTGAAGCCGGCGCTGCAGAAGCTCATCAGCTCTAAGAGCTCGGAGTGGCGCGTCAACTGGAAGGAGATCTATCAGGAGGCCACGCACAGGAAACTGCAGAAGGAGAAAGGCATGCCCAG GTTTGGGATTGAGCTCGTGTCTCCGTTACCTCCTGATCCTCAAGACCTGGCGCCTGAAGACCTCCCGCAATTCGAGTTGGACGAAGGCTTCCAATGGGCGTCCGTCGGGTGCGACGCCGAAACTCTACTTCGCTCGGGCGATCGCTCGAACGAAGACGCCTGTAGATTCCCGCCAGCTGAGACCTGTCCTAATGAGACACGAGACCCTGCGTCGTCAACCGCCGGTCACACTTTATGGCCGGTCGAGCAGATAAAAAGAGAAGACGAAGGAATTCGTGTCACCTCAGGGATGTACGAGTTGGTTACAGGTCGTCCTGAAAGCGGTGACCTTAACACCGATAATACGCCGGAAATCAGAGCTTTAGGAAGACGAGGAGACTTAACACCGGTAGTTTGTGTAAAGACGGAGAAGCCTGACGATTATTGCACAAATCCGACGCAGGAAAAAACTGACCAGGATGGAATCCAGTGCATTTCTgttacacaaaataaacag GACATTTCAAACACTGATACAAGGAGCAAAAATCCTCCAAAAA gccaGGTTAATGAACTCTTAGTCATGTCTCTGAGAGAAGACGAGTTGTGCAGCTCTCTAGAGGATGTGGAAAGTCGACTGCTCCAGGCTCAAGCCACCCTACAAACTGCCTTCCTGGAAGTTCAGCGCCTACAGGTGGTCAAACAGCAG gtAACTGCAGAGATGTCGTCCCTCAGAAGCAAGCGTATAGACATCCTGCAGAGAATAAAAA GTTCCAGACCTGACCAAACGCCAGAGGTGGAATCTCCCGGTTCTTCGGCGCAGACGCTGCAGAGAGCTGCGGGTTCGGCGAGGCAGCATCAGGACGCGGCGCTGGAACGTTCCTCTTTTTTGACTGACATTCGTAGCAATCAGAGACGCGCTGATTTAAACACTGATATGGTTCCTGGCTCTGGATCAAGAAAGACGCAAATTGATCTCACCAAAAGCTAA
- the capn3b gene encoding calpain-3b isoform X2, with the protein MSGDCWLLAAIACLTLNETLRYRVVPPDQSFSENYAGIFHFQIWRYGEWVDVLVDDRLPTYKNRLVFTRSRNQNEFWSALLEKAYAKLHGSYEALKGGNTLEAMEDFTGGVTEYYEITDAPKEIYNIMKKALERGSLMGCSIDALVPSASETKTSTGLVRGHAYSVTGVEQGQQQDCRDTRIRLVRIRDPWGVAPPPSCKCNDWEQLASSQQDKQKLEPVGPGEFWMYFEEFQKNFTKLEICNLSPDALQDDELLKWTVSVNEGRWVRGCSAGGCRNYPDTFWTNPQYRLRLTEEDDDEPDHGEKGCTVVVALMQKGRRRESYAGATLHAIGFAIYEVPKEMHGNKQHLPKDFFLYNASKARCKSYINLREVTERFCLRPGEYVIVPSTFEPHKESDFLLRVFSEKKSTSELMGAVIEAEPYVLESEKKKITLFEEEESEEEKQFRAIFEQIAGDDMQINAKELGIVLNKALSKYKELKAQGFSLDSCRSMIALLDTDGTGRLNLQEFKHLWTKINQWKTIFTRYDTDKSGTISSFEMRNAVADAGFQLNPQLHDIIAMRYSNEHLYLDFDSYICCLVRLEGMFRAFKAFDKDGDGLIKLNVLEWLQLTMYA; encoded by the exons ATGTCTG GTGATTGCTGGCTCCTGGCTGCTATCGCCTGTCTGACTCTGAATGAAACTCTCCGGTACAGAGTCGTTCCACCAGACCAGAGCTTCAGTGAAAACTATGCAGGCATTTTCCACTTTCAG ATCTGGCGCTATGGTGAGTGGGTGGACGTCCTTGTGGATGATCGGCTTCCAACCTACAAAAACCGTTTGGTGTTTACTCGGTCGAGGAACCAGAATGAGTTCTGGAGCGCTCTTCTGGAGAAAGCTTATGCCAA ATTGCATGGCTCCTATGAAGCTCTGAAAGGTGGTAACACATTGGAAGCCATGGAAGACTTCACTGGTGGAGTAACAGAATACTATGAGATTACAGACGCGCCCAAAGAAATATACAACATTATGAAAAAGGCCTTGGAAAGGGGTTCACTTATGGGTTGCTCCATAGAT GCTTTGGTGCCATCTGCTAGTGAGACCAAAACTTCTACAGGTCTAGTACGAGGCCATGCTTACTCAGTCACAGGTGTTGAGCAG GGTCAACAGCAGGACTGCAGGGACACTCGGATCCGTCTGGTGCGAATCCGTGACCCATGGGGAGTTGCTCCGCCACCATCTTGCAAATGTAATGACTGGGAACAGCTTGCGTCTTCTCAGCAAGACAAGCAGAAACTTGAACCTGTTGGGCCAGGGGAGTTTTG GATGTATTTTGAGGAGTTTCAAAAAAACTTCACCAAGCTTGAGATCTGCAATCTGAGCCCTGATGCCCTGCAGGATGACGAACTGCTCAAATGGACCGTATCGGTGAACGAGGGCCGCTGGGTGAGAGGCTGCTCTGCTGGCGGCTGCAGGAATTACCCGG ACACCTTCTGGACAAACCCTCAGTATCGACTGCGTCTTACCGAGGAAGATGACGATGAGCCGGACCACGGGGAAAAGGGCTGCACTGTGGTGGTGGCGCTCATGCAGAAGGGCAGAAGGAGGGAGAGCTACGCAGGAGCCACGCTGCACGCTATTGGCTTCGCCATCTACGAG GTTCCAAAGGAG ATGCACGGTAACAAGCAGCACCTTCCTAAAGACTTCTTCCTTTACAATGCTTCGAAGGCCCGCTGTAAATCCTACATCAACCTGCGCGAGGTGACGGAGCGTTTCTGTCTGAGGCCTGGGGAGTACGTCATCGTCCCGTCCACCTTCGAACCTCACAAAGAGTCCGACTTCCTCCTCAGGGTTTTCTCTGAGAAGAAGAGCACATCAGA GTTGATGGGCGCGGTGATCGAGGCTGAGCCGTATGTG ttggaaagtgaaaagaagaaaattacg ctCTTTGAGGAAGAAGAGAGCGAGGAGGAGAAACAGTTCAGAGCCATTTTTGAGCAGATTGCTGGAGAT GATATGCAGATCAACGCCAAAGAGCTGGGGATCGTCCTCAACAAAGCATTGAGCAAAT ACAAAGAGCTGAAAGCACAAGGCTTCAGTCTGGATAGCTGCAGAAGCATGATAGCACTCCTGGAT ACTGATGGGACAGGGAGATTAAACCTGCAGGAGTTCAAACACTTGTGGACGAAAATCAACCAGTGGAAG ACAATCTTCACCCGCTATGACACGGACAAATCTGGTACCATCAGCAGCTTTGAGATGAGAAATGCTGTTGCTGATGCAG GTTTTCAGCTCAACCCCCAGCTTCATGACATCATTGCGATGCGATACTCCAACGAGCACTTGTATTTGGATTTCGACAGCTACATCTGCTGTTTAGTGCGACTCGAGGGAATGTTCC gagCTTTCAAAGCCTTCGACAAGGATGGAGACGGTCTCATCAAGCTCAATGTCCTAGAG tggCTTCAACTGACCATGTACGCATAG